In Desulfobacterales bacterium, the genomic stretch ACCGGCGGGGTAATATGAGAACAGATCGCAAAGTAAAAACAGTACAGATGAGCGGCCAAGAGCGGCACGCCCATGTTGAGAAGGCTCGGCACAGCACCCACAGCCACCAGCATATAGGCGGCCGGTGTGGGAACGCCGATTCCCAGGATGATTGAACTGACCATGGTAATAAACAGGGCCACGGCCAGGATGCCGCCGCTCAGGTCTTCAATGGCAAGGGGCAGTTTGATGCCAAGCCCGCTGCTGACGATGGCGGAGACCACCACCCCCAGCAGGCCGCAGATCATGGCCACAGAACAGGCCGAGTTGGTGCTTTTAACGACATCCCTTAATATGTGACGGAGGCTCAGGCGTGCATCCTTTCGCAAAATACCGGTAAGGGTGCCCACGACAATGGTGGTGATGATGCTCCAGAATCCGACAAACGGCAGGGTATACCCCTCTGCCAGCAAATAAACCAAAACCCCCAGGGGGAAAAAGAAGATAGGCGAATCCAGCAATACCTGCCGGCCGCTGATTTTTTCGACGATCGGCCGGATTTCCATTTTATAAGCCGTCAGGGTGATATACAGAAACACGCAGCCCACGTATAACAGGGCCGGTATAATGGCAGCCTTTACGATCTCGATATAGGGGATATTGGTGTAACTGGCCATCAGAAAGGCCGTGGCCCCCATGATCGGCGGAATGATCTGCCCGCCGTTGGAGGATACGGTTTCAATGGCGCCGGCCTGTTCGGGCGTATACCCGCTCTTTTTCATCATGGGGATGGTAAAGCTGCCGGTAATGGTGATGTTGGCAACGGTGCTGCCGGTAACGGTCCCTAATAGAGAGCTGCCGATCAGGGCAACCATGGCCGGGCCCGCCCGCATCTTCGAACCCACCCAGCGCCCCAGACCGATGATAAACCGGGTGCCGCCGAAAGCATCCAGGATGCCGCCGAAAAATATAAACAGAAACAGGTAGTTGGCGGAAAGTTCGAGGATATCGCCGTACACCCCTTTTCCGGTTCCCAATTCCACGCTCATCCACATCAGCAGGCGCCAGTAGGATATGTCCGGCACCGTAAACGGAGGCGGCAGATACCGGCCGAAAATCAAGTAAACGATGGCGATCATGCAGACGATGGGAAAACTGCGGCCGAATATGACCCAGTTGCCCACGATCAGAATGATGATGATCAGGGTGCCGGCCACCAGGTCGGATGGGGCCGGTATGGAGGTGCGATATTCCAGGATTTCGTCCAGCTCAATCATTAGATAGCCGGTTACCGCCACCGACAGAAGAAACAACCCCAGGCCGATATACCAGCGCGATTTTGTATCCGCACTCAGCATCAGCGACAAAAAAACCACCACCAGTGCCAACCCCAGATGGGTGATGACATGGCCGTCCGGATCCTGGATCAGCATCTGGGTATACATCATCTGATAAACAGCCATCGCTATCGCCACAATGGGCAGGACGACAGCGATGACTTTATTGACAATCTTCATGCGGGCCTCGTTTCAGCAAAACGAACTGACGACAGAAAACCTACTTCAGCAATTCCACCAGGTCCTGGACCTTGATCCCTTTTTCATCGTAGTATTTCTTGGCGCCCGGATGAAGCTTGTTCAGCTTCAGAGAAGGCGGGGCCGGTTTAAACTCCGGCGTCATATGTGCGCCGATGGGATGCCACTTGGCCCATTCTTCCGCCGGGGTTTCCCAGATTACCCGGGTAACCTCATATACGATCTTGGGATCCATCCTTTCATCGGCGATAAAAAAGGTGGGATCGTTGAAAGCCCAGATGTCATTGGGCTGGGTGACCGGATCGAGGGCCTTGGCAGGCACCCGCACCGGCAGGACGGCAAATTCCTGCTCCATCAGTGCCAGCAGTTTATCCCGATCAAAACCAATGTAGTAAACCGGCGCTTTGGTTTCCAGTTTGTCGATCAGCCCCCCCTTGCTGAAAGTGCGGGGATAAATGTGATTAAACAGCAGAAAGGACGCGTCCACCAGCCCATCCATCATCTTGCTGGCTCCGCCGCCGTAACCGGTGTATACGATCTCCTTGACTTTGTCATCGACCCCGTAAGCTTTCAGGATGGCCATATGGTCAGGAGTGTT encodes the following:
- a CDS encoding TRAP transporter fused permease subunit — encoded protein: MKIVNKVIAVVLPIVAIAMAVYQMMYTQMLIQDPDGHVITHLGLALVVVFLSLMLSADTKSRWYIGLGLFLLSVAVTGYLMIELDEILEYRTSIPAPSDLVAGTLIIIILIVGNWVIFGRSFPIVCMIAIVYLIFGRYLPPPFTVPDISYWRLLMWMSVELGTGKGVYGDILELSANYLFLFIFFGGILDAFGGTRFIIGLGRWVGSKMRAGPAMVALIGSSLLGTVTGSTVANITITGSFTIPMMKKSGYTPEQAGAIETVSSNGGQIIPPIMGATAFLMASYTNIPYIEIVKAAIIPALLYVGCVFLYITLTAYKMEIRPIVEKISGRQVLLDSPIFFFPLGVLVYLLAEGYTLPFVGFWSIITTIVVGTLTGILRKDARLSLRHILRDVVKSTNSACSVAMICGLLGVVVSAIVSSGLGIKLPLAIEDLSGGILAVALFITMVSSIILGIGVPTPAAYMLVAVGAVPSLLNMGVPLLAAHLYCFYFAICSHITPPVAVGALVAAQIAGADYWKTAWEAVKAAFAKYLLPIFFIYAPVTILMPEAGFWFSALQLITILVVIATLQIGISNYCFNYLERLERFGFILASILGLFAILTKAAVFFYAGFGLFVVCMGWQVILIKKTGRLKPASE
- a CDS encoding TAXI family TRAP transporter solute-binding subunit, coding for MKRLSVMVIVLTVLFGLSGFIVPEAPAQTTSQILIGGGRTDDAWYPFSQALAKFINEKSTWLKADAVSTAGISGNFDMVKEQPDKYIGISSFSQIHYRPGHDYSKKRVPHTGDRFIATASTMTQCLITYDAKIKRVEDLAGKVVDVGRKGAANTPDHMAILKAYGVDDKVKEIVYTGYGGGASKMMDGLVDASFLLFNHIYPRTFSKGGLIDKLETKAPVYYIGFDRDKLLALMEQEFAVLPVRVPAKALDPVTQPNDIWAFNDPTFFIADERMDPKIVYEVTRVIWETPAEEWAKWHPIGAHMTPEFKPAPPSLKLNKLHPGAKKYYDEKGIKVQDLVELLK